Proteins encoded by one window of Amaranthus tricolor cultivar Red isolate AtriRed21 chromosome 4, ASM2621246v1, whole genome shotgun sequence:
- the LOC130810817 gene encoding secreted RxLR effector protein 161-like — protein MEIYRDRARGKLFLTHKSYIEKILCILPQIEDELAYMSRVPYANAVSCLLYAMVFARPDIAHAIFRYLRGTTDIGLVCGSGKECLVTGYSDSNYVADVDTSTSMTGYVFTLGGSVVSFKSTLQSLVTLSTTEAEYMALTSAAKESIWFKGLSSGIFLARDQVHHDWTKDIDVRPLGVVLGSTYSRHVGFEVELAWGL, from the exons ATGGAGATCTACAGGGATCGGGCTAGAGGTAAGCTTTTCTTGACTCATAAAAGCTATATTGAGAAGATTTTGTGTATCTTACCTCAAATTGAGGATGAGTTAGCTTATATGTCCAGAGTTCCTTATGCCAACGCGGTTAGCTGTTTGCTGTATGCTATGGTCTTTGCTAGACCAGATATTGCGCATGCT ATTTTTCGCTATTTGAGAGGGACAACTGATATTGGTCTTGTGTGTGGGAGTGGTAAGGAGTGTTTGGTAACTGGGTATAGTGATTCTAATTATGTAGCTGATGTGGATACCAGTACGTCTATGACTGGGTATGTGTTCACTTTGGGTGGTTCCGTGGTTAGTTTTAAGTCTACATTGCAGTCTTTGGTTACGTTGTCTActactgaagctgagtacatggCTTTAACTTCTGCAGCTAAGGAGTCTATTTGGTTCAAAGGCTTG TCTAGTGGCATTTTCTTAGCTAGAGATCAAGTGCACCATGATTGGACCAAGGACATTGATGTCAG GCCCTTAGGGGTGGTGTTGGGGAGCACCTATAGTAGGCATGTTGGCTTTGAGGTGGAGCTTGCATGGGGCTTATGa